GCGCGATCAGCGCCGCGCAGACGCGGACACGCATCCTCGACGCCGCCCAGGCTCTATTCGTCCAGCAGGGATATTCGCGGACCACCGTGCAGCAGATCGCGCAGCAGGCCGGGGTGTCCGTCGGCACCGTGCATCAGGCGGGGTCGAAAGCGTCCCTCATGACGGCCGTCCTCGAACGCGCCTTCACCGGTGACGAGAAGTTCGTCTCGCTGCTCGAGCGACCCGAGTTCATCGCGATCATGAACGACACCGACACCGATCGCGCCATCGGGCGGTACGTCGACCACGTCGTCGCCGCGAACAGCCGGATCGCCGATCTATGGCATGCCGCGACGCTGGCGGCCGACACCGACCCGGCCATCGGCGAACAACTCGAGCGGTCTGAGCTCCGCCGGCTCGACGACGTGCACACCGGCTGCCACTGGTTCGTCCACCGGGGCCTGATCTCCGACACCCGGGTCGACGAATTCGCCGACATTCTGAGCTATCTCACCGGCCCGGCGACCCATCGCTACTTCACCGTCGAACGGAACTGGAGCACCGCGCGATTACGCAGTTGGCTGCTCACCGGCATCATGGCGGCGATGCGGTAGTCACGCGTACGGGTCACCGGTTGTGGTGAGTGGTGGTCGAAGGACCAGGACGACGACAATCGCGACGAGGAAGACGGCGGTCAAGGCGAACGGGACCGGGATGACCGGGTCGAGCAGGACCAGCACGGCACCGACCGGTACCACGGTGTTCACCACGCGATCAGCGTTGGCGCGCAGAGCAATCCACCAGATGCCCAGGATGAAGACGGCAATGGGGATCGTGACCGTGAACGACGCCTGGGTTTCCGTCAGCTCGCTGTGGTGGGTCAGGACGTCGATCTCGACCTCGATACCGGCCGAGAAGGCACCGGCAGCGGCGAAGACGAAGTAGTGGACGTATCCGTATCGAAGGGAGTCGGCGAGCGATCCGATGGCCCGGTGGTGCGGCGGCCAGAAGTAGATCCACCACAGCGCGGCGGTCGCGATGAACGTGAGGATCGCGATCGAGATCAGCGGGGCGAGCTCCTGTTCGTTGTGCAGGGCCTCGATGATGGCGTTCGACGACGCCAACAGGCTCTCGCCGAGCAGGATCAGCGTGAACAGTCCGTACCGTTCGGTGATGTGATGCGGATGCCACGGAGTGTTTCCCTGCTTCTCGGCGACCACCGGCACCGCGAGCTCGGCACCGACGAGCATCACGAACCCGATGGTTGCGGCTGCTCCCGACGGTACGAACAGCCATAGCAGCCACAAGATCTGGACGACGGCGATCCCGGCGGCATAGAGCCGGGTCGTCCGGCGGCGGTCTCCGGCAGAGCCGGAAGCGCGCAACCACTGCGCGACCATCGCGACGCGCATGACCACGTAGCCGAACACGACCAGGGTGAACTCGTGGTCGACGAAGGCGGGCTCGATCCCGGCGGCCAGCACCAGCACACCCGCCATCTGGACGAAGGTGAGCACCCGGTAGAGCCAGTCGTCGGTGCCGAACGATGTCGCGAACCAGGTGAAGTTCATCCACGCCCACCAGATGGCGAAGAAGATGAAGGCGTACGACACGACCCCGTCGACGATGTGGTTCTCGGTGAGTGCGTGATGGAGCTGGACGGCTGCGATGCTGACCGCGACCACGAAGACCAGATCGAAGAAGAGCTCGAGCGTGCTGGCCGTCCGGCCCGGTTCGGCCGGGTCTCGTAGGCGCATGGTGCTCAGGTGAAAGCGCTCAGACATCGTTGCCCCCGATCGGTCGCTGCGTGTGCACGAGATCATGCCATCGGCGCCGAGGGCATGCGCTCAGGAGTGCGGGTCGGGGTGTCCCACCGCCGACGGCGGTCGGCGTGAGGGGCGCACGCCGTGTGACCTCGGCGATCTGCGCAGGTGACGGGCGGGATGGACCCGTCGTGGCACAGTGAACACGTGCTGCTGCCCACCCTGACCCCCACCGCACCGGACGACCCCGCCGTGATCCGGGTCGGCGACGACAAGCTGTCGCGCGAGGACCTCGTCGGGGCCGCGACGGCGGTCGCCGAACGGATCGCCGGTGCCCGAACCGTCGCGGTACTGGCCACGCCGACGGTGGAGACGGTGCTGGCGGTGGTGGGCGCGCTGATCGCCGGGGTGCCGGTCGTCCCCGTTCCGCCCGACTCCGGGCCGCGCGAGTTCGAGCACATCCTCGCGGACTCGGGGGCACAGGCGTGGCTCGGACAGGCCCCCACCGCGCCGACCCTGCCCGTCATCCCGGTCCGCCGCTACGCGAAATCGTGGCACCGTCACCCGGAACCGCACGCCGATTCGACCGCACTGATCCTCTATACCTCCGGCACGACCGGCCTCCCCAAAGGTGTTCCGATCACCAGGCAGAGCATCGCCGAGGGCCTCGACGCACTCGCCGATGCGTGGCTGTGGACCGCCGACGACACTCTGGCGCATGGCCTTCCGCTGTTCCACGTCCACGGGTTGATCCTGGGGGTCCTGGGTCCCCTGCGACGGGGCGGGCGACTGATCCACACCGTCACCCCGACCGCGGACACCTAAGCCGGTGCCGCCGGATCCGGCGCGACCATGTTCTTCGGCGTGCCGACGGTGTGGAGCCGCGTCGCCGCCGATCCGACTGCGGCACAGACGCTGTCGTCGGCGCGCGTCCTGGTGTCGGGCAGCGCCCCGCTTCCCGTGCCGGTCTTCGAGCGGATCCACGAGCTCACCGGCCACGAGATCGTCGAGCGTTACGGCATGACCGAGACACTGATCACCGTCAGCACGCGCGTCGACGGACAGCGCCGGCCCGGATGGGTGGGTCTCCCGCTCGCCCACGTGGAGACCAGGCTGGTGGAGAACGGTGAGCCGCTGCCCCACGACGGCGAGAGCGTGGGCGATCTCCACGTCCGCGGCCCGATGATGGCGTCCGGGTATCTGAATCGTCCGGATGCGACTGCCGAATCCTGGCTTTCCGACGGCTTTTTCGCGACCGGTGACGTCGCGGTCATCGACGGGGACGGGATGCACCGCATCGTCGGCCGACGAGCGACCGACCTCATCAAGTCCGGCGGGTTCCGCATCGGGGCCGGCGAGATCGAGACCGTCCTGCTCGCCCACCCGGCGGTCCGCGAGGTGGCGGTGATCGGCGTCCCCGACGACTACCTGGGCCAACGCATCGTCGCCTACGTCGTCGGCGACCAGGTCGCCGACACCGAGCTCATCGAGTTCGTCGCCGGCGAGCTGTCGAATCACAAGCGGCCGCGCGAGATCCGGTTCGTCGAGTCCCTCCCGCGCAATGCGATGGGCAAGGTGCAGAAGAAGCTGCTGGAATGACCGTCGTCTGAAAACCGCCCGGTGGAGCGGACCCGACGACGGTCTGTCGGCTGTCCGTTTTCCACGGGCGGTTTTCAGATGGCTGACGTAGTTATCCACAGACGTCTCGGACGCCGGGTTCTGCCCGCCGCCACGACCGACACTGTCCCGCATGACCTTCGACGAGCTCACCGAGGGGTTCGGCGGCGTCGTCGCCACCCATCAACTCCTGGCCGCCGGCGAGACCGCCGCATCGATCCGGGATGCGTGCCGTTCCGGCACGCTCTCGTCGATACGCCATGGGTGGTATCGGACCGAGTCCGCCGATCCAGAAGTGGTCGGGGCCGTCGCCGATCACGGCGTCGTCTCCTGTGCGACCGCGCTACGACGCCACGGACTCTGGATACCTGAACATCCCGAACAAGTGCATTCGCGGGTGACGCGCCACGAGCGTCGCCGATCCCACGACAGGTGCCGACGGTAGGCCGGCCGACCCCGGCCGACGGCGCCGTCGACGATGTCGCGACAGCATTGCAGTACGCCGCCCGGTGCTTCGACGTCGAGGGATTCGTCATCCTGTGCGACTCCGCACTCAACACCGGCAAGATCACGCCCGCACGACTCCGCACCGAGTTCGATGACGCGCCGATGTTCATCAAGCGCGCCATCGAGAAGACTCACCGACTCGCCGCGTCGGGAACCGAGACAGCAGCCCGCCTGCGTCTCAGAAGCGCCGGCTTGCGAGTCACGGTCCAGCACCACGTACCCAGTGTCGGATGGGTCGATCTGCTCGTCGGAGAACGGCTCGCGCTCGAGCTGGACAGCGTCGAACACCACTCCGGAATCGAGAAGTACGAGGAGGATCGCACTCGAGACCGAAAGCTGATCTCACGCGGTTACTTTCCGTTGCGGGTCACCTATGCACAGGTGTTCGGCGACTGGGCCGACACCTATGCGGACATCGCCGAGATCATCGCTCGGGGGTACCACCGCACCCGGTCGCCTGCCTGGAGAAAGCCAAGCTGATAACCGCCCATCAGAAACGGACACCGGGCGCTACGTCCCCGAGCACTTTCCACCGGGCGGTTTTCA
The genomic region above belongs to Gordonia hongkongensis and contains:
- a CDS encoding TetR/AcrR family transcriptional regulator, with translation MSKRPYTPRKRAISAAQTRTRILDAAQALFVQQGYSRTTVQQIAQQAGVSVGTVHQAGSKASLMTAVLERAFTGDEKFVSLLERPEFIAIMNDTDTDRAIGRYVDHVVAANSRIADLWHAATLAADTDPAIGEQLERSELRRLDDVHTGCHWFVHRGLISDTRVDEFADILSYLTGPATHRYFTVERNWSTARLRSWLLTGIMAAMR
- a CDS encoding endonuclease domain-containing protein produces the protein MPTVGRPTPADGAVDDVATALQYAARCFDVEGFVILCDSALNTGKITPARLRTEFDDAPMFIKRAIEKTHRLAASGTETAARLRLRSAGLRVTVQHHVPSVGWVDLLVGERLALELDSVEHHSGIEKYEEDRTRDRKLISRGYFPLRVTYAQVFGDWADTYADIAEIIARGYHRTRSPAWRKPS
- a CDS encoding low temperature requirement protein A; this translates as MSERFHLSTMRLRDPAEPGRTASTLELFFDLVFVVAVSIAAVQLHHALTENHIVDGVVSYAFIFFAIWWAWMNFTWFATSFGTDDWLYRVLTFVQMAGVLVLAAGIEPAFVDHEFTLVVFGYVVMRVAMVAQWLRASGSAGDRRRTTRLYAAGIAVVQILWLLWLFVPSGAAATIGFVMLVGAELAVPVVAEKQGNTPWHPHHITERYGLFTLILLGESLLASSNAIIEALHNEQELAPLISIAILTFIATAALWWIYFWPPHHRAIGSLADSLRYGYVHYFVFAAAGAFSAGIEVEIDVLTHHSELTETQASFTVTIPIAVFILGIWWIALRANADRVVNTVVPVGAVLVLLDPVIPVPFALTAVFLVAIVVVLVLRPPLTTTGDPYA